From Poecilia reticulata strain Guanapo linkage group LG3, Guppy_female_1.0+MT, whole genome shotgun sequence:
CTCTACTAGTAAAGAAGAGCTGACTGCTGTAGCTAGTGCTGATAAAGTTCTTACTTTTGCTAACACCTAGCTCAACAACTAGCTTCCTTTATCATGTAACCTTATCAGCGCCCAGCTGATAAAAGGTGAACTATGAGcaacatatttcttttataaacaaataactGCTGTCTTTCCTGTGAATTACAACAGAATCACCGGGTTTAGGTAAAGTTGCGTCTCCTCTGCCGCCATGGCTGCTGCAGCAGTTGTAAGAGGTACgtagcattttctttctttttcaaataaaacggCCTCATCCATACAGCTAATGTCAAGCATTTTAGCAAGGAGGCCAGATTTCTCCTGTGATTTTTAAAGCTAGACTGTGAACAGATTCCTAAAAACTGTGCTTTTGCACATGAATTAATGTTTACTCAACGAAGGCCCTTTGTGTTGCCTTGATTGGTGTAAAGTCCCATTCTTTGTCCTGTTGTGTGCCTAAGAATGACGTACGTTGCAAATTGGTGCAGTTTCAGTAAATTTAACTGAATATATCTGATTCACACAATATTGTTTGGAAATTACGTTGATGTTATAATAGGATTGCAACATGTATCTTAAAATTGATCGATGGATTTCTGTCttgagaagaaaacaagaacatgtAGTACAAAATAGTAGTAAAATAATAGTAATCAGAATACATTGAGAAGGTTTACAGACTATAACCCAGCTAATTCAGAAAAGGCATTAAGACAGTACAGGTTACACACTGCATTGGACAGATCTATAAACATAATAGATTTTTTGGcagaagtgtttaaaaataactgctctcacttttttatttgtatgctTCTAGGTTCTGCCACTGTCCCTGTTCGAGGACCCGGCGATGGCATGGAAACCGCAAAACCACCAGTCACACTGGAGGCCATCACTGACGCTCCGCCACCGTTTTTATCTGAAGTTCCTCTCCTTAAAGTAGCAAGCCCTAAGCACAGCCCAAAATCTCCACATGTCACACCCCCTGCTGCCCCACAGCCTCTCGGCGTGCTTCACCTCGGCAAAGTGAATAGAGAGGCGTGTACAGAAGTGGAAGCCGTGAGGATCATTGTGCCCAGAGCTGCCATCACCCGGAGAGGCCGGGCGGGACCCACTGAGGGGAAAGGCGAGGCAGGGCAGCAGACCGAGGAGCAGGGCTCTCCTCTGCTTGTGGAGGACTGGAGAGGACAGCTAGAGAAGCTGCAGAACTCTGAACGCCGGCTCCTGCAGGACAAAGAGGGCCTTTCGAATCAACTCCGTGTGCAGACAGAGGTAAGGCACGAGTGAAATGACAGACAgatttcagtgtaaaaaaagATCTCCAGAAAATAATTATGCAACATGGTAGTCTTTaatgttgatttcttttatttattgtatctTAAGAATGTCGGTCTTTATGTATAATTTGAGTATAAAACTACTTTACATTTATTGTCATCTTGTTTCTAAACTGTGTGGCAGGTAAACCGCGAACTGAAGAAGCTGTTGGTAGCCTCGGTAGGTGATGACCTCGAGTACCAGTTTGAGCGTCTTGCACGAGAGAAAAACCAGCTCATTCTGGAGAACGAGGCTTTAGGCCGAAGCCTTTCACACACCGCGGAGCAGCTGGAACGTATGAGCATCCAGTGTGACGTCTGGAGGAGCAAGTTCCTCGCCAGCAGGTGGGAAGTGCTCCACTCAATTTTGTCTTCATGTTAGTTGGTTGAAAAGTTTGTCTTCCCATCTTAGTTTCAAAGGCAGCATACAAAGATACATTCACAATCAAAAGgacaatttcaataaaaaaaacaaaacatgctatATGAACACAACATATCATGTTGACatgtattaaaataatgttactTCAGAGTCATGGCAGAGGAACTGACAAACGCCAGAGCCGCTCTGCAGAGGCAGATCAGAGAGGCCCAAGGAGCGATTCAGGACCTGCTGCTGGAGCGGGAGGAGTTCTCCAGGGACATGGTGCTCAGTCACAGGTAACACTGCACTGATCAATAATTACTGACTCCTTCCAAATGTTCAATGCGCTCACATTCTGTTAATGTGAGCGCATTAACAGAATGCGCTCACATTCCTATTAGCTTGTCTTGTTTTATACAAGCTAGTGACTACTTTTCTGTAGGAATTGTTTTCTTTACCTGGTGAGGCTCCCCAAGGTTCAATGCATGGCGTTTTGTTCTTTCTCTTGTGCCATTGATTGAACTGgacaaaaatgttcatgtgtttttgtaataactttttgtttttaatgtgttgtttaCTAGACTAGTAAAACTGTCAGAGAAGCTTGTACAAGTGCTCATGGAGCCATTACGTTGACTTTGTGTCCTCTTTGCATTGCCAGGTCCCTGGAGCAGCTCCTGGTGTCTTTGCAGTGGGGCAGACAGCAGACTTATTATCCCAGTGCTCAGCCTCTCAGCAttggagagctggctgcagcCAATCACAAGCTAGCAGATGCTATTAACTCTCATCTGTTGGGCAAAAACAACACTAGCAGCACTGTGTCGAAGGGCAGTAGTGCACCAGCCGAGCATATCTGCAGCACACCAGCAGAGAAGATGGCTGAGAAGGTATGaagtttatataaaatgttaccTGTTTTTCTTTGCCTAATATGTTTTTCTAGTTTTAGAATCCAACAACTGAATAATGTTTTTAccttattctattttttttgctctaggTGTTGAAGGTTTTGAATCCAATCTCTTGTTCAGAAAACAAGGCAGAACCTGCACTCAGTGACTCCACCTCCCCAAACTTTCTGAGCAGCAAGAAGAGCATCGGCAGGTTTCACCCTTACACTCGCTACGAGAACATAACCTTCAAC
This genomic window contains:
- the blzf1 gene encoding golgin-45, which produces MAAAAVVRGSATVPVRGPGDGMETAKPPVTLEAITDAPPPFLSEVPLLKVASPKHSPKSPHVTPPAAPQPLGVLHLGKVNREACTEVEAVRIIVPRAAITRRGRAGPTEGKGEAGQQTEEQGSPLLVEDWRGQLEKLQNSERRLLQDKEGLSNQLRVQTEVNRELKKLLVASVGDDLEYQFERLAREKNQLILENEALGRSLSHTAEQLERMSIQCDVWRSKFLASRVMAEELTNARAALQRQIREAQGAIQDLLLEREEFSRDMVLSHRSLEQLLVSLQWGRQQTYYPSAQPLSIGELAAANHKLADAINSHLLGKNNTSSTVSKGSSAPAEHICSTPAEKMAEKVLKVLNPISCSENKAEPALSDSTSPNFLSSKKSIGRFHPYTRYENITFNCCERCTGDIIVL